One window from the genome of Microcebus murinus isolate Inina chromosome X, M.murinus_Inina_mat1.0, whole genome shotgun sequence encodes:
- the VGLL1 gene encoding transcription cofactor vestigial-like protein 1, with translation MEEMKKTAIRLPRGRQKPIKTEWNSRCVLFTYFQGDIGSVVDEHFSRALSSVKSPQALSPSRQSEDVILKNDNDMPPNQWRFSSPRTKPQPEVSPANRASSCRLNVSGPLTGDQFPQSLSGSPFTQSGGLWHFSSLANPSSSEPGYSQAFLAGQLVPEPQPDGKYKKIYLSPNRGRASTSLAKERSQSPERRKDLFFY, from the exons ATGGAAGAAATGAAGAAGACTGCCATCCGACTGCCTCGGGGTAGGCAGAAACCTATAAAGACTGAATGGAATTCCCGGTGTGTCCTTTTCACCTATTTCCAAGGGGACATCGGCAGTGTAGTGGATGAGCACTTCTCCAGGGCTCTGAGCAGCGTCAAGAGCCCCCAGGCATTGAGCCCCTCGAGGCAGAGTGAAGATGTGATCCTAAAGAATG ATAATGACATGCCTCCAAATCAGTGGCGTTTTTCTTCTCCACGGACAAAACCACAGCCAGAAGTATCTCCTGCAAACCGTGCCTCCAGCTGCCGCCTAAATGTGTCTGGTCCCCTGACTGGGGACCAGTTCCCACAGTCGTTGAGTGGGAGCCCCTTCACTCAGTCTGGGGGGCTGTGGCATTTCTCCTCCCTAGCCAACCCCAGCTCCTCGGAGCCTGGCTACTCTCAGGCCTTCCTCGCTGGGCAGCTGGTTCCAGAGCCCCAGCCTGATGGGAAAT ataagaaaatatatctCTCCCCCAATCGTGGACGTGCCAGTACCAGCCTTGCAAAGGAAA GAAGCCAGTctccagagagaagaaaagatcTGTTCTTTTACTGA